The DNA region AAAGACTCATCCTCATAAACTTTTTAATTGTGTTCATGTCCCGTATATTAATCGTTGCTTGCTGCCTGTATTAGTTGCTGATGTGCTTTCTTAcactataaaaataaatgtattactttTACTGCCACTACTGtttatgtcattttatttgacaatgttcttttagatttatttatatatcttacTTGGATTTatgcatttgatttttttttattattcagtgttttattttccatctcAAGTTATGCAAGCTTTTCATCTTTATCTGTTTCTTGATTACTTTATGTTTTACTCTTTAAGTTGTTCAGGAGAACAAGCCGAACATTAAACGTGTTATTCATCCAATATGTGAATGGAAGCctctccacagactcaggtcaTGTTCAGTGACAGGGATTAGCCTGTTATAAAttttataattattcataaaatCAAAcctttatataatttaaatgagtgaattagaaaaaaattcaccccACTCAGAATTGTCTTGAACTTAGTGATTGGGACTGAAACCTTTTTTTGAACTAGGCTGTAAACAGGTTGAATTCTGCTCTAGAGTCTGGCATTTTCACATGGGAGTCAATGGGAATTGACTTCTTCTTGAAAACACCCTCAAGTTgccacccagtgaactgcagcctTTTGCACTTCCATATTggcctcatcgctcagcccaggatgttACCGCTTGGTTTTCATACAGTGTCTTTATATCATCCTCTAGACGATTTGCTATATTCGAAACATTTTACAaagctgtggtgtgtgtgtctctccctcagaTGTACAACGTCTTCCCCTGGCTGATGGAGCGTCTTCCCGGCCGCCAGCACTACTTTTTTGCCCGAATTGATGAGTTGAGAGATTTTATCAAGACAAAGATCAACGAGCATAAAGACACACTGGACCCCAGCTCTCCACGAGACTTCATCGACAGCTTCCTCATCCGAAGTGAGCAGGtcagctgaaaacacatttattcaaacTGGCCTTTGCATTGAtgtgtaatatcttgatttccAAAGATGTgtcatgttttgttgtttggttctttattacattttttaacagtTGTTCTTGGCCACCTGCTGCGTGAAGTACACTTTAATATTTTGAAGTTGGATTTATTTGGTCTCTCAGGAAAAGAACAAGCCAACAACAGAGTTCCACCACGACAACATGGTGTCGACAGTGTTTAACCTGTTCCTGGCGGGAACAGAAACCACAAGCTCCACCATCAGATATGCCCTCAGTGTGTTCATCAAATACCCAGACATACAAGGTACGTACAACAGGTCCCCTTCCCTCCACACGACCCACTAATAGcatcaataaaacctgatcaGAGTGGATTCTCTTTATTTGCCTTGTGCAGAAaagatgcagcaggagattgacaGTGTTGTCGGAAAGGACAGGTGCCCCAAAATGGAGGACAGGAAGTCCCTTCCCTTCACATATGCTGTCATCCACGAAGTGCAGCGTTTTCTGGACATCGTCCCCCTCAACCTCCCTCACTACACACTGACGGACATTTCTTTCAGGGGTTACACAATCCCCAAGGTATCCTCAAGTTCACAATGTCATATTCATGCAACCCTGCGTCATATGACACTGACCAGATGTTTTGTCTCGACAGGACACTACCATTATTCCCTTGTTGCATTCTGTGCTCAGAGACGATAAACAGTGGGCGTCTCCCTGGACCTTCAATCCTCAGCACTTCCTGGACCCAGATGGAAACTTTAAGAAAAATCCTGCGTCCATGCCATTTGGTGCAGGTATAACACAAATCAGCACTTAGCGTGACACTAACAAACCTGACAGCCTTGTGTTAATCTGTGGTTCATCTGCTCGTGTCTCTTCACAGGGAAGAGGGCATGTGTTGGTGAGTCTCTGGCTCTTATGGAGCTCTTCATCTTCctggtgtctctgctgcagcgttTCACCTTCTCCTGCACAGACGGCCCCGACAGCATCGACATGTTGCCTGAGTACGGCAGCTTCGCCAACTTGCCTCGCAGATACAAGGTCATCGCTGCACCGCGGTGAACCGAGGAGCTCCATGCTGAATGTAAACATGACTCTCATACATGTATACAGACtatgtcaatgtcaatgtcaattttatttatgtagcacatttaaaacaacttggttgACCAAACTGCTTTACAGGTGGAGTGGTACGACCAAAGAACAGTAAAAACGTAATACAATAAACATACATTAAAGTtcaagtaatacaaataaaagagatttgtttataaaaattaaattatgtGAGACTTTACATGTTATATATACTGTGGACTATACTCAGAGTGTAAGAATGTACCCAGGCTATAAATACAATGTCAGACTATATTGCGACTATACTGTCTGTAGACTCAGACTATAACATGTCAGACTATACTCAAACTATATAGACTGCACATGAATATAGAATATATCAGAATACATAGACTGTTCTTGAGTTAAACAGACTCCGAGTATACAGACTGTACTGAGAGTATATAGCAGACAGCCAGCAGGATTTTAAGGATCAGTTTCTCCCCGAGCAgaattttgaatgttttttccttttttaaaggTTTGTCCTTTCATGTGTAAATTCATGTATGTATTTTGTATCGAGAGATCTATATTGAACtagtatatttatgtatattatgtgattcatatatatataagtatatatgaATTGCGTTCATATCCCATATAATAATCATCGCTTGCTGCCTGTATTTGTTGCTGATGTGCTTTCttacactgtaaaaataaataaattacttttactACCACTACtgttttatgtcattttatttgacacagatgttttagatttttttatatatcttaCTTGGATTCATGCATTTGATGTATCTTATTATTCAGagttttattttccatctcAAGTTATGCAACCTTTGCATTTTCATCTCGATCTGTTTCTTGAttactttatgttttatttttaagttataGATATGACACCAGTGAATCACTGTAGTTGAATCTGTTTCTCTAGCGGCCGGACACTCAGTCAGCAGATATCTGCTGTTCAAACCTGTTGGAAAAACAGAAGAACTCATCAATCTGTCTCTGATGACGTCAACAAAAGTTGAGAAATAACCCTTTAAGAGCATCTGAGTACAGGACACAGCAAGAGGGGGAAGTTCTTCCAGATTTCATGAGCAGACTCCTCCTGAATATCAATCCTGCAGGCTATTAGTGTCCTGTCCTAACCCTGAGAATAGAGAATAGAGAGTAATTGAGTTtgtgatggcagattttatatttagataagttttaatgaaagaaatgacaagTATATAATTACGGTAGGCTTTCTGTGTTTAAAACTGCGCACATGTGGGGGTCAGCTTAGGAGACTGTAAGGGGAATGTAACATGTGACCATAAAATAATCATGCTTATGTAtactttgattgattgatcgataagtttgttcctctctaggaggagcttgaagatgtttgaagtgctgcCTTTCTTGAatgtcattaactgtttaaccaccCCCTCCCGAGTGGGAGGGCctagccaaatgtataaaaacaaacctctgTTTCCTATctggtgtgcatattacaaactcaactctgttgtatgcatcatgctctgagcattaaagtgtgacaatactgtaagagaattgtgtctcgtttcctccttgctaaggtgggattgtagaaattgccacgacaaGTTATATTAATAGACATGTTTTATCTATTAATATTCTTGTCCATCGGCCTCAGGTAAGACAGAGGAATTGAATAACTTGTTTCTGTCCACACGATGAAACAAGGTGCTGAGTCACTTCACGCTGGCTTTACTccaatgaaaacaacagttcACGAAGGATAAATTCGGTGAACCAGGTGACTTCAGCCATGGCCCAATGGGGCGCTCATGCGTGCTTTCTGTCATGTGGAAAAATAATTGGGAAATGACAGCTGTTACTCGAGAAAACAAGAGCAGACCGACATGGACCTTCCCACCAAAGTGATATTAGCCGGGCTAATTGTAGCTCTACTGATTAGCCTGAATGGCTGTTTGAGCGGAGATTTTGTATCGTAGCTAAATTAATCTGCTTCACCCAAAATGAACAAGCTGtggactttgtttgtttgtgtgtgttttttctaattTTGTGCACCAGGTTGTGCAGCATGAGCTGAGACCATCACCGGCTGTAAGAGCAGCTGCACAGGCCGATCAACGGTTTCCTGTGTCACATATAAGAAGGTCTCAACTTGAAGCCCTATTAATGCTATTATCTCCAAAGTGAGATAAATCATATGACACACTCACCCTGTCCATTATTGATTTGACCTTACCACAGACAGCACGAGTCCTTATCATATAATGAATGTGATGCAATAGCTCGGAGAGTTGTTGCTCAACTTTGCATGATTGCCAAGACGTTATAATTTAGTTATATGTTGACACAAAAGCACAGTAACAGGCTAAGTTTGGTGAGAAGTGAAGCTCAACCGTTAAAGTTTCAAGAGCTGAACTCTAGTTTACCAGagttgttgtttgttgatttaaaaatatatatatatatatatataatttatttcaaatttataaAACCTGCAGTTATTTCACACTCTTATTTTTCAGTTCAGCTAGAGGCAATGCTGCTTTAACCTTCttgctaaaaataaaaacaattaaaatacaaaGCTAGAAACTGGAAAAATGCTAATTCTCAGTGACagattcatattaatatatattaaattatgatTGTGAGAAGAAGACAAGTACATGGGTTCAAACTGTGAGGCGTCGGTTATAACCACATGTAGTCTTTCTAAATTAAGTTTATAACCTTTTTAATTCAGGATTGTAAACCATATTATATCTGTTGAGATACTGGGAAGTGAAACTGGCTAATCGGTGAAGTGGATCATAACCAGTGGGTTTCAGTTAAAGCTTGAACCTCAGTCACCAGATATctgttttttaaacttgttgCAAACCCCaaatttcagcatgaacagttGAATCCTATTGTTtattaaatcaatacaaatgCTTAGATATATTTTAATTCACATAAACAATTAATTTGGTCCGTCAGCATCAGCCTCAGGGAAGAGAGGTGAAAGTGAATGACTTGCTTTTCTTCATGTAAAGTCAAAGATCACTGGCTTCACTCCAATAAACGACAACAGTCAGGTAAACCTCTAGGTCTACAATAGAATCACATGGTTCACCCCCGACCTAATGCAGCGCTCATGCCAGCTCCCTGTCAATAGTATAAATACTCCAGACAGGAGAGCAGGTCACAGAGGGACAGTGGGTGgaagagagacgaggagagcAGAGCAACATGGACTTTCCTACCACGGTGATATTAGCCGGGCTAATAGTAGCTCTACTGTGGGTTTTAACagtgaagagcaggaggaagtaTAATTTACCTCCAGGACCTGTTGCCCTCCCTCTCGTAGGGAACCTGCCGCAACtggacaaaaatgcaccttttaaaagtttcctcaaGGTGAGTTCAGCAACTGTTGTTTTGTCTAATTCGTAACAAACAGCCAAAGGCAGCTGTTTCTCAGTTGCAGCTTCTTCATCTGAACTTTCTCTAGCTCAGTGAAACCTACGGTCCAGTGATGACCTTGCACCTGGGCTGGCAGCGGACGGTGGTTCTGGTCGGGTATGATGCAGTGAAGGAGGCGCTGGTGGACCAGGCGGACGACTTTACGGGCAGAGGGCCGCTGCCGTTCCTGATGAAAGCCACCAGGGGCTACGGTAACAGACTGTTACagacccgtgtgtgtgtccgaggAGCAGTGGTGTCTCAGTGGTTTCACACCTGAATGTCTCTGTGTCCACCTCCTGATGGTCAGGTCTGGGGATCAGTAACGGGGAGCGATGGCGCCAGCTGCGACGCTTCACCCTGTCGACCCTCAGAGACTTTGGGATGGGACGTAAGGGCATGGAGGAGTGGATCCAGGAGGAGAGCCAGCACCTGAGGGAACGCATCGACTCATTCAAAGGTGAGTTTGCAGCTGTTGTTATTAAAGCTTCACGCATTGGTTTGTAATTAGTGGTGCAGTAAAGAGATTGTTGGaatcgctctgtgtgtgtatctctttTACTTCAACTCTTTAATCCTTATCTCGTTCAGACTGCAGTTTGTACAAAGTAAACACTGAATAAGTTACAAAAcctgcaaataaacacacacaaacaaatatcaacattattttaaacttttactttgacTACGAATAATAAACTGTTATTATATTAATTGAATTACGCAGGATTTTTGTAAATTTTTAGCCTTGGACGTTTGGCAGCACGTGGACCAGTAGTTTGTCTCACAGCAATAAGGTTCCCTGTTCAGAGCCGGGTTTTTTCTGCAGTTCCCtgttaattggagactttaaattgaTAATTGATGGATGCATTGTAggttgtagttttttttggtGACCTCTCCAGTATCCTCTTCTCTCTTGGGATGTAAACTAACAGCGtgttctcctcgtctcctccagcCGCTCCCTTCGACCCGACCTTCCAGTTTAGCCTCACAGTGTCCAATGTGATCTGCTGCATGGTGTTTGGGGAACGCTTCTGTTATGAAGACAAGCAGTTCCTGCAACTCCTCAACATCATATCTGAAACGTTACAGTTCGGCAGTAGTCCTCTGGGTCAGGTAAGTGGAGGAGGGGGGATGGTCCTAGAGAGGCATAAACGTCTTTTGTCTGGTTTTCATACAATGATGTGTGCGTCTCTCCCTCAGATGTACAATGTCTTCCCCTGGCTGATGGAGCGTCTTCCTGGACGCCAGCACTACTTTTTTGCCCGAATTGAGGAAGTGAGAGATTTTATCGAGATGAAGATCCACGAGCATAAAGACACACTGGACCCCAGCTCCCCACGAGACTACATCGACTGCTTCCTCGTCCGAAGTGAGCAGGTCAGGAAGAACTTCAGGAAACCACACTGAGTGATATTGTTCATTTAGCTCCGACACAGTGAAACAATCTTCGTGTTAACATAAGAGCTGTGATCCCcagcagctgaaaacacattttatttaaatattttaagttTGATTTCTATTGTCTCTCAGGAAAAGAACAATCCCACGAATGAGTTCCACCACGACAACTTGGTGTCGACAGTGTTGAACCTGTTCCTGGCGGGAACAGAAACCACAAGCTCCACCATCAGATATGCCATCAGTGTGCTCATCAAATACCCAGACATACAAGGTCTGCCCCTACCTTCTTTATCTCAGATATGGCAAACTAAAACACTTAATAACTGATTATTTCACTTGTGCAGAAaagatgcagcaggagattgacaGGGTTGTCGGAAAGGACCGGTGCCCCAAAATGGAGGACAGGAAGTCCCTCCCCTTCACAGATGCTGTCATCCACGAGGTGCAGCGTTTTCTGGACATCGTCCCCTTCAGCCTCCCCCACTACGCACTGACGGACATTTCTTTCAGGGGTTACACAATCCCCAAGGTATCCTCAAGTTCACAATGTCTTATTCATGCAACACTGCGTCATATGACACTGACCTGATGTGTTGTCTCGACAGGACACTGCCATTATTCCCTTGTTGCATTCTGTGCTCAAAGACGAGAAACAGTGGGCGTCTCCCTGGACCTTCAATCCTCAGCACTTCCTGGACCCAGATGGAAACTTAAAGAAAAATCCTGCTTTCATGCCATTTGCTGCAGGTAAAACACAAATCAGCACTTAGCGTGACACTAACAAACCTGACAGCCTCGTGTGAAGCTGTGGTTCATCTGCTCGTGTCTCTTCACAGGGAAGAGGGCGTGTGTTGGTGAGGCTCTGGCTCGTATGGAGCTCTTCATCTTCAtggtgtctctgctgcagcgttTCACCTTCTCCTGCACCGACGGCCCCGACAGCATCAACCTGGTGCCCGAGTACAGCAGCTTCGCCAACTTGCCTCGCAGATACAAGGTCATCGCTGCACCGCGGTGAACCGAGGAGCTCCATGCTGAATATAACCACGACTGTTACTGATGGCGCCAGCTGGTACGTTTCCCCCTGTCAACTCTCAGAGACTTTGGGACGTTAGGGCATGGAGCAGTGGATCCAGAAGAGGAGCCATCACCTCAGGGGTTCGCAGAGACTCATTCAAAAGTGTGTTTGCAGTCAGTTAATGTGGATCAGGAATAATGCACAACCTGAGCTTAATTAGTTTAGAGCTTTATCTTACCCCTGATAACGAAGTCACTCtgagaataaagaaaactgtaaaaaaaacttttattgttGCGTTTCATATCCTTTCGCAAAATACACTGAACAGAtgcagaaagagaagatgaaTAAAACCATTGGAGGGTGACGGGGGGGCAGTCGACTTTCAGGGAAGCAGCAGTGGGTCAGTATGGAAGCTTTGTTGGAATcgctctgtgtgtttatctgttttaCTTCAGCTCTTTAATCCTTATCTCTTTCTGTCGGGCAGTTTGTGTgcaaagtaaacacacattacaaaacacacacacttcagtcacAAGACTCAGAACAGGGGATTTTAAAGCTTTAATTTGAACAGATAACATGTGTCTCATTGGAGGAGATCACCTGATCGTTCTGAATCTACTCACTGTTCTCCTTGATGTCCTCACAATTCATATAGGTCAATAAAAGTTACTGATTGAATGACATTATTGAAAAGATTGACACAGAGTTTCCTACATTCCAGATAGTAAGCAGGCTGAGACGTCTAGGAAAACACACAGTCCAAGGCCACCGTTTTTGCTTTCAAGTTAAAAGCTCCAAGCATTCGATAGCATTGACAAAGCAGAACCTGAGTTGCAACGCACTCTTATATCAACTTTTAAAGACGCCAACTTTTCTCCCAGGTCCTTATTTATGGTCTGATAACAGATAACAGCAGGTTGTTGAAATGTCCGGATTGAGCTGGTTGTAAATTTGGAGGTTTGGAAAAGCTGTCGAGACCATGACAGGATGGAATTTAGGCTGAATGTTAGAATCCCAAAAAACAAAGTGAGTGTGAACCTCAAACTGAACCTCGGGTAACAAATGGAACAGGTGACATCAAGGGGAAACTGGGATtgaacacaaaatgaaaaagaccGAGGGAAACACAACAGTCGTACTGTGTTCTAGTATATAGACTATACAATCAACTATAGTGAGACTATGTAAACTGTGCTCACACTATATAGCCGATACTCACAGTATTAATACTCTACTCAGACTATATTTACCCTACTGAGAGTATAGTCTCAGTTTCCTGcctaataaaaataaatgtatcagtACTATTGTTACAGTTTATGGTCATTTTGTACACGTACAGACAAACAATAACCataatatgtgtatatgtaacctgtgtttatgtatgtaacataaaactgtgaatacacacacacgagacACAGTTGTAGAAGTGCACGTCCTCAGTCACTCCTCATAGAACTGGAGTTACTCATGATAAcctctttattttgaaaacaaggGAGGTTGCTCAATCAGTGAGAGAGAgtttcctgcagagagaggacagggcTTGGTTCACTGGGACAGTATGGACGTGTCACTGGTTTTAGTGGTGGGGCTGATCCTCactctgctggtgctgctgggtcTGAAGAGAGGGGGTCCGGTGAGTTTACCTCCGGGACCCTCAGGCCTCCCCCTCATAggaaacctgctgcagctggacaaGAGGGCCCCGTTCAAAACCCTGCTCAAAGTGAGAGACgcacgtccacacacacacacacacacacacacacacacacacagtaaggcGGTTGGTCACATTGTTGACTTCTTTATCTCGATGGGCTTGAAGCTTTAAAATACATCGACATGACCTCATGCCTTCATCCGGGTAACATTTAGAATATATGTtatttataaatacaatatattaaagttagaaaaacattaaaaatataaaaataatactcATTCAA from Platichthys flesus chromosome 4, fPlaFle2.1, whole genome shotgun sequence includes:
- the LOC133951410 gene encoding uncharacterized protein LOC133951410, with amino-acid sequence MDFPTTVILVGLIVALLWVLTVKSRRKYNLPPGPVALPLVGNLPQLDKNAPFKSFLKLSETYGPVMTLHMGWQRTVVLVGYDAVKEALVDQGEDFMGRGPLPFLMRATRGYGLGISNGERWRQLRRFTLSTLRDFGMGRKGMEEWIQEESQHLRDRIDSFKAAPFDPTLLLSCTVSNVICCMVFGQRFSYEDKQFLKLLNIMSEMLKFESSPLCQMYNVFPWLMERLPGRQHYFFARIDELRDFIKTKINEHKDTLDPSSPRDFIDSFLIRSEQEKNKPTTEFHHDNMVSTVFNLFLAGTETTSSTIRYALSVFIKYPDIQEKMQQEIDSVVGKDRCPKMEDRKSLPFTYAVIHEVQRFLDIVPLNLPHYTLTDISFRGYTIPKDTTIIPLLHSVLRDDKQWASPWTFNPQHFLDPDGNFKKNPASMPFGAGKRACVGESLALMELFIFLVSLLQRFTFSCTDGPDSIDMLPEYGSFANLPRRYKVIAAPRILQTGEQVTEGQWVEERRGEQSNMDFPTTVILAGLIVALLWVLTVKSRRKYNLPPGPVALPLVGNLPQLDKNAPFKSFLKLSETYGPVMTLHLGWQRTVVLVGYDAVKEALVDQADDFTGRGPLPFLMKATRGYGLGISNGERWRQLRRFTLSTLRDFGMGRKGMEEWIQEESQHLRERIDSFKAAPFDPTFQFSLTVSNVICCMVFGERFCYEDKQFLQLLNIISETLQFGSSPLGQMYNVFPWLMERLPGRQHYFFARIEEVRDFIEMKIHEHKDTLDPSSPRDYIDCFLVRSEQEKNNPTNEFHHDNLVSTVLNLFLAGTETTSSTIRYAISVLIKYPDIQEKMQQEIDRVVGKDRCPKMEDRKSLPFTDAVIHEVQRFLDIVPFSLPHYALTDISFRGYTIPKDTAIIPLLHSVLKDEKQWASPWTFNPQHFLDPDGNLKKNPAFMPFAAGKRACVGEALARMELFIFMVSLLQRFTFSCTDGPDSINLVPEYSSFANLPRRYKVIAAPR